From a region of the Williamsia phyllosphaerae genome:
- a CDS encoding TetR/AcrR family transcriptional regulator, translated as MTQAKRTRMSPEARREQLIEHGMSMLADRTLDQVTIDAIAESVGVSRALLFHYFESKQDFHVAIAREQSRQMLECTEPDLSLADPMLILRGSMSAFVEYVSEHRHVYVTLLRGAIGADPAMQEVFEETRSVMADRVLAQAWTLDLRPTPLVRIAVDGWMAFVEEVTVAWLTGDDDIEREHLLDLITSSLPLLGGAAAASE; from the coding sequence ATGACGCAGGCCAAGCGCACACGGATGAGCCCGGAAGCTCGTCGTGAGCAGCTGATCGAGCACGGGATGTCCATGCTCGCCGACCGGACGTTGGATCAGGTCACCATCGACGCCATCGCCGAGTCGGTGGGCGTGTCCCGGGCGTTGTTGTTCCACTACTTCGAGTCCAAACAGGACTTCCACGTGGCCATCGCCCGTGAACAGAGCCGGCAGATGCTGGAGTGCACCGAACCCGATCTGTCGCTCGCGGACCCGATGCTGATCCTGCGCGGTTCGATGTCGGCGTTCGTCGAGTACGTCTCCGAACACCGGCACGTCTACGTCACCCTGCTGCGTGGGGCGATCGGGGCCGACCCGGCGATGCAGGAGGTCTTCGAGGAGACGCGGTCGGTGATGGCCGATCGCGTGCTGGCCCAGGCCTGGACCCTCGACCTGCGTCCGACGCCGCTGGTACGGATCGCCGTGGACGGCTGGATGGCGTTCGTCGAGGAGGTCACCGTCGCGTGGCTGACCGGCGACGACGACATCGAACGCGAACACCTGCTCGACCTGATCACCTCGTCGCTGCCGCTGCTCGGGGGAGCAGCGGCAGCGAGCGAGTGA
- a CDS encoding ABC transporter ATP-binding protein, with protein sequence MNGGWIARLVAECLRNRALVTITLAVTGVGVLIDLAAPLLTKAAIDDATGVASHGFSIAAIASALAGLGVIRFGAQYVRRLTAGRLSLTVQDTLRRGLLSTLLRLDGTAQESISTGQVVSRSISDLQLVQGLLAMVPLSLGAVVQVVLAFCVMAYLSPLLTLVAVLVIPAVAVVAFRTRKALFAATWSAQQSAADVAQHVEETVTGVRVVKGFGQEGRSVDELVGHGRRLFSQRMRAAAINSRFTPTMGAIPQVAMVGVIALGGYLTARGDITVGTFLAFATYITTMTSLARLLTNLIVSAQLARAAVERVYDVIDHPADPALANTRTVPSGAVGLRLRDVHFGFDDDPADGGREVFSGLDLEVGPGECVAVVGPPGSGKSTIAALVGGIHRPRSGAVELTSHGTVLDVAELSPDALHATVGIVVDEPFLYSDTIAANIALGPEADETGAVPDTARRARVTEAARRASAHDFITALPDGYDTVVGERGLTLSGGQRQRIAVARALYADPPLLVLDDATSAVDATTEAAILGSLRSTPGRTMVLLAHRRSTLTLADRVAVVDAGVVLDSGTPEELDARCPLFRSLMSHTADPSDDLDADAGPTHTMPSDDSLWPPALDASATDGSGFGARVGASVPARAGRRGGGGGGGVAGALGSMPATPAVLDAVAALPPATEEPDVDVAAARAHDPQFSLRRMLSPVRWLLAGAIVAIAVDTLVGLAFPSIARIGVNAATADHLTSLWIASGVGLGLVAVGWVATSLMTIMSSRAGERVLFTLRIRSYAHLQRLGLDYYERELSGRIMTRMTTDIDALSSFLQTGLSTAVVAVLTIVGVAVALVLTDPSLGALMLLVFPPLIVATVIFQRISSRAYTRSRELISSVNADFQENVAGLRTTVLYRHTEPAEARFAGRAAEYVRARMVSQQAISLYFPFITLTSDLATAGVIAFGAHQVSTGATGAGTLVAFVLYLGMLFGPVQQLSQVFDGYQQAVVGLRRIGDLLRTESSVAAGADADPAVKTTVEPTTHFTGHAGLDAVRFRYETATDDALRGVSIDLPAGTSLALVGQTGAGKSTIVKLLARFYDPTSGSVRMDGRDIRDYPLDRYRSRLGVVPQEPHLFTGTVASNIAYGRPDADRDRITAAAAAVGAVDMIAGLRGGMHHRVGERGQGLSAGQRQLIALARAELVDPDLLLLDEATATLDQATERQVLAAGRHLTGSRTSVIVAHRLATAARADRIAVVADGRITELGTHDDLLALNGKYRELWDAGVTRVDGASTLR encoded by the coding sequence GTGAACGGTGGCTGGATAGCCCGACTGGTCGCAGAATGCCTCCGCAACCGGGCCCTCGTCACCATCACCCTGGCGGTCACCGGCGTCGGCGTCCTCATCGACCTCGCCGCACCGCTGCTCACCAAGGCGGCCATCGATGACGCCACCGGCGTCGCCTCCCACGGCTTCTCGATCGCGGCGATCGCCTCGGCGTTGGCCGGTCTGGGTGTCATCCGGTTCGGCGCCCAGTACGTCCGCCGGCTCACCGCCGGCCGTCTGTCGCTGACCGTCCAGGACACGTTGCGGCGGGGACTGTTGAGCACCCTGCTCCGACTCGACGGCACCGCACAGGAGTCGATCAGCACCGGCCAGGTCGTGTCGCGGTCGATCTCGGATCTGCAGTTGGTCCAGGGCCTGCTGGCGATGGTGCCGTTGTCGCTCGGCGCGGTGGTCCAGGTGGTCCTCGCGTTCTGCGTCATGGCCTACCTGTCGCCGCTGCTGACCCTCGTCGCCGTCCTCGTCATCCCGGCGGTGGCGGTGGTGGCGTTCCGGACCCGCAAGGCCCTGTTCGCCGCGACGTGGTCGGCCCAGCAGTCCGCGGCCGACGTCGCCCAGCACGTCGAGGAGACGGTCACCGGGGTCCGGGTGGTCAAGGGGTTCGGCCAGGAGGGTCGCTCGGTCGACGAGCTGGTCGGTCACGGCCGACGTCTGTTCTCCCAGCGCATGCGGGCCGCAGCGATCAACTCACGCTTCACGCCGACCATGGGCGCCATCCCACAGGTCGCGATGGTCGGGGTCATCGCGCTCGGTGGCTACCTCACGGCCCGCGGCGACATCACCGTCGGCACGTTCCTGGCGTTCGCCACCTACATCACGACGATGACGTCGCTGGCACGGCTGTTGACCAACCTCATCGTCTCCGCGCAGTTGGCCCGCGCCGCCGTCGAACGTGTCTACGACGTCATCGACCACCCGGCCGATCCCGCGCTGGCCAACACCCGCACCGTGCCCTCGGGCGCGGTCGGACTCCGACTACGCGACGTGCACTTCGGGTTCGACGACGATCCCGCCGACGGAGGTCGGGAGGTCTTCTCCGGGCTGGATCTGGAGGTGGGACCCGGCGAATGCGTCGCCGTCGTCGGGCCACCCGGATCCGGCAAGTCCACCATCGCCGCACTCGTCGGCGGGATCCACCGACCGCGCAGCGGAGCGGTCGAACTCACCTCGCACGGAACCGTTCTCGACGTCGCGGAGCTGTCCCCCGACGCCCTGCACGCCACGGTGGGGATCGTCGTCGACGAACCGTTCCTCTACTCCGACACGATCGCGGCGAACATCGCGCTCGGTCCGGAAGCCGACGAGACCGGTGCGGTCCCCGACACGGCGCGTCGAGCGCGCGTGACCGAGGCGGCCCGCCGGGCCAGCGCGCACGACTTCATCACGGCTCTGCCCGACGGGTACGACACCGTCGTCGGCGAACGCGGACTGACCCTCTCGGGCGGACAGCGTCAGCGCATCGCAGTGGCCAGGGCGCTCTACGCCGATCCCCCGCTGCTCGTCCTCGACGACGCCACCTCTGCGGTCGACGCCACCACCGAGGCGGCGATCCTGGGCTCGCTGCGCAGCACACCGGGCCGCACGATGGTCCTGCTCGCCCACCGGAGATCCACGCTGACCCTCGCCGACCGTGTCGCGGTCGTCGACGCCGGCGTGGTTCTCGACTCCGGCACGCCGGAGGAACTGGACGCCCGCTGCCCGCTGTTCCGTTCGTTGATGTCGCACACCGCCGACCCGAGCGATGATCTCGACGCCGACGCGGGACCGACCCACACGATGCCCTCGGACGACTCTCTGTGGCCCCCGGCCCTCGACGCGTCCGCCACCGACGGCAGTGGCTTCGGGGCCCGCGTAGGCGCCAGCGTTCCCGCCCGCGCGGGTCGGCGCGGCGGCGGGGGTGGCGGAGGTGTCGCGGGCGCGCTGGGCTCGATGCCGGCCACGCCTGCGGTGCTCGACGCGGTCGCGGCGCTGCCGCCTGCGACCGAGGAACCCGACGTCGACGTCGCGGCCGCCCGCGCGCACGATCCGCAGTTCTCGTTGCGGCGCATGCTCTCCCCCGTGCGCTGGCTGCTCGCCGGCGCCATCGTGGCCATCGCCGTCGACACCCTCGTCGGTTTGGCGTTCCCGTCGATCGCGCGGATCGGCGTCAACGCCGCCACCGCTGATCACCTGACCTCGCTGTGGATCGCCTCCGGCGTGGGCCTGGGACTGGTCGCCGTCGGGTGGGTCGCGACGTCGCTGATGACGATCATGAGCTCACGCGCCGGTGAACGCGTGTTGTTCACCCTGCGCATCCGCAGCTACGCCCATCTGCAACGCCTCGGCCTCGACTACTACGAGCGCGAACTGTCGGGTCGGATCATGACGCGGATGACCACCGACATCGACGCGCTGTCGTCGTTCCTGCAGACCGGGCTGTCGACCGCGGTGGTCGCGGTGCTGACCATCGTGGGGGTCGCGGTCGCGTTGGTGCTCACCGACCCGAGCCTCGGCGCGTTGATGCTGCTCGTGTTCCCACCGCTGATCGTCGCCACGGTGATCTTCCAGCGGATCTCGTCGCGCGCCTACACCCGGTCACGGGAACTGATCAGCTCGGTCAACGCCGACTTCCAGGAGAACGTCGCCGGGCTGCGCACCACCGTCCTCTATCGACACACCGAACCGGCCGAGGCACGGTTCGCCGGTCGCGCAGCGGAGTACGTCCGCGCTCGGATGGTGTCGCAGCAGGCCATCTCGCTGTATTTCCCGTTCATCACCCTGACGTCGGATCTCGCGACGGCCGGCGTCATCGCCTTCGGGGCGCATCAGGTGAGCACCGGCGCGACGGGAGCGGGAACCCTGGTGGCGTTCGTCCTGTACCTCGGCATGCTGTTCGGGCCGGTGCAACAACTCTCGCAGGTGTTCGACGGATACCAGCAGGCCGTCGTGGGCCTGCGGCGCATCGGGGATCTGCTGCGGACCGAGAGCAGCGTCGCCGCCGGCGCCGACGCCGACCCCGCGGTCAAGACCACCGTCGAGCCCACCACCCACTTCACCGGCCACGCCGGACTCGACGCGGTGCGATTCCGCTACGAGACCGCGACCGACGACGCGCTGCGCGGAGTGTCGATCGACCTGCCCGCGGGGACGTCGCTGGCCCTGGTCGGACAGACCGGTGCGGGCAAGTCGACCATCGTCAAACTCCTCGCCCGCTTCTACGACCCGACCTCGGGGTCGGTGCGCATGGACGGTCGCGACATCCGCGACTACCCCCTCGACCGCTACCGATCCCGTCTCGGCGTCGTCCCCCAGGAACCGCACCTGTTCACCGGGACGGTCGCGTCGAACATCGCCTACGGCCGACCCGATGCCGACCGCGACCGGATCACCGCCGCGGCCGCCGCCGTCGGCGCGGTGGACATGATCGCCGGCCTGCGAGGCGGCATGCACCACCGGGTGGGTGAGCGAGGGCAGGGGTTGTCGGCCGGACAGCGACAGCTGATCGCGTTGGCCCGCGCCGAACTCGTCGACCCCGACCTGCTGCTGCTCGACGAGGCGACCGCGACACTCGACCAGGCCACCGAGCGCCAGGTACTCGCCGCCGGTCGCCATCTCACCGGATCACGCACGTCGGTGATCGTCGCCCACCGTCTGGCGACCGCGGCCCGCGCCGACCGCATCGCAGTCGTCGCAGACGGTCGGATCACCGAACTCGGAACCCACGACGACCTGCTCGCGTTGAACGGGAAGTACCGCGAGCTCTGGGACGCGGGTGTGACACGAGTCGACGGCGCCTCCACACTCCGCTGA
- a CDS encoding SDR family NAD(P)-dependent oxidoreductase, whose translation MKNFAGKVVVITGAASGMGRDLALQLAAKGAKLAISDMNPIGLDETVAMLESRGAEVHSQLLNVAERESVLEYADTVVAHYGKVNVVFNNAGIAHHAEVEQTSFKDYERVMDVDFWGVVNGTKAFLPHIIASGDGHIVNTSSLFGILAIPGQSAYNAAKFAVRGFTESLNQEMQLAGHNVKVTCVHPGGIKTAIARNATVADGSDAAQFAAMFDKKLAKTTSPRAAEIIINAVEKDRARVLVGADAKILDLVVRLTASKYQAVTAKVSGSMLKPR comes from the coding sequence GTGAAGAATTTTGCAGGCAAGGTCGTGGTCATCACCGGTGCCGCCTCGGGGATGGGTCGCGACCTCGCGCTCCAGCTCGCGGCCAAGGGCGCCAAGCTCGCCATCTCCGACATGAACCCCATCGGGCTCGACGAGACGGTGGCCATGCTCGAGAGCCGTGGGGCCGAGGTTCATTCCCAGTTGCTCAACGTCGCCGAGCGCGAGTCGGTGCTGGAGTACGCCGACACCGTCGTCGCCCACTACGGCAAGGTCAACGTCGTGTTCAACAACGCGGGTATCGCTCACCACGCCGAGGTCGAGCAGACCTCGTTCAAGGACTACGAGCGTGTGATGGACGTCGACTTCTGGGGAGTCGTCAACGGCACCAAGGCATTCCTGCCGCACATCATCGCCTCCGGGGACGGCCACATCGTGAACACCTCGTCATTGTTCGGCATCCTGGCCATCCCCGGTCAGAGCGCCTACAACGCCGCGAAGTTCGCGGTGCGCGGCTTCACCGAGTCGCTCAACCAGGAGATGCAGCTCGCCGGGCACAACGTGAAGGTGACCTGCGTGCACCCCGGTGGCATCAAGACCGCCATCGCGCGCAACGCCACCGTCGCCGACGGCAGCGACGCCGCGCAGTTCGCCGCGATGTTCGACAAGAAACTGGCCAAGACCACCTCGCCACGGGCGGCGGAGATCATCATCAACGCCGTCGAGAAGGACCGTGCGCGTGTCCTCGTGGGCGCGGATGCGAAGATCCTCGACCTCGTCGTGCGCCTGACCGCCTCGAAGTATCAGGCGGTCACCGCGAAGGTCAGCGGCTCGATGCTCAAGCCGCGATGA
- a CDS encoding flavin-containing monooxygenase, which yields MNDVKIAIVGAGFSGMGAAIKLQQNGFEDFLILDRGSDFGGTWRDNTYPGAACDVPSHLYSYSFELNPNWSRSFSKQAEIHQYINAVAEKNELHRRTRFGVEVINAVWNEADNRWIVDITHPETGPEQVRAEILIGAIGPLCEPRLPDVTGIADFEGEIFHSARWNHDVDLTGKRVAVIGTGASAIQIIPELAPKIGHMDVYQRTAPWVLPRADRKYTGLEHWLFRNVPGVQRLSRTGIYLAHELVSYGLTHRPDVLRPAHAAGKANIRRGISDPAKRDKVTPKFKVGCKRILLSNTYYPALGQDNVDVITDGIDHVTPTGIVTKDGVTREVDAIVVATGFHVTDSPGFEHIVGKDGDSLAQSWAKTGMKAYKGSMIHGFPNLFLMVGPATGLGHTSMVFMIESQLNYLVDFLKTTERNDITRTEVRAEDEKVYNKSIQKTLSTSVWENGGCASWYKDEFGNITTLWPGFTFNYRKATKNFDIAAYDTTRVTATADAKS from the coding sequence ATGAACGATGTCAAGATCGCTATCGTAGGCGCCGGGTTCTCCGGCATGGGTGCTGCAATCAAGCTGCAGCAGAACGGATTCGAGGATTTCCTCATCCTCGACCGCGGCTCTGACTTCGGAGGCACCTGGCGCGACAACACCTATCCGGGTGCCGCTTGCGACGTGCCCTCGCATCTCTACTCCTACTCGTTCGAGCTGAACCCCAACTGGTCGCGGTCGTTCTCCAAGCAGGCCGAGATCCACCAGTACATCAACGCGGTCGCGGAGAAGAACGAACTGCACCGCCGCACGCGCTTCGGCGTCGAGGTCATCAATGCGGTGTGGAACGAGGCCGACAACCGGTGGATCGTCGACATCACCCATCCCGAGACCGGCCCTGAGCAGGTCCGCGCGGAGATCCTCATCGGCGCCATCGGCCCGCTGTGCGAGCCCCGCCTGCCCGACGTGACGGGCATCGCCGACTTCGAGGGCGAGATCTTCCACTCCGCACGCTGGAACCACGATGTCGACCTGACCGGCAAGCGCGTCGCCGTCATCGGCACCGGCGCGTCGGCGATCCAGATCATCCCGGAGCTCGCCCCCAAGATCGGGCACATGGACGTCTACCAGCGCACCGCCCCGTGGGTGCTCCCCCGCGCCGACCGGAAGTACACCGGCCTCGAGCACTGGCTGTTCCGCAATGTGCCCGGCGTGCAGCGTCTCTCGCGTACCGGCATCTACCTGGCCCACGAGCTGGTCTCCTACGGACTCACCCACCGGCCCGACGTCCTGCGCCCGGCACACGCCGCAGGCAAGGCCAACATCCGCCGCGGCATCTCCGATCCCGCCAAGCGCGACAAGGTCACCCCGAAGTTCAAGGTGGGTTGCAAGCGCATCCTGCTGTCGAACACGTACTACCCGGCGCTCGGGCAGGACAACGTCGACGTCATCACCGACGGTATCGACCACGTCACCCCGACCGGCATCGTGACGAAGGACGGCGTGACCCGTGAGGTCGACGCGATCGTCGTCGCCACCGGCTTCCACGTCACCGACTCCCCCGGCTTCGAACACATCGTGGGCAAGGACGGCGACAGCCTCGCGCAGAGCTGGGCCAAGACCGGCATGAAGGCCTACAAGGGTTCGATGATCCACGGGTTCCCGAACCTGTTCCTGATGGTCGGGCCGGCCACCGGGTTGGGCCACACCTCGATGGTGTTCATGATCGAGTCGCAGCTGAACTACCTGGTGGACTTCCTCAAGACCACCGAGCGCAACGACATCACGCGCACCGAGGTCCGCGCCGAGGACGAGAAGGTCTACAACAAGTCGATCCAGAAGACGCTGTCGACCAGTGTCTGGGAGAACGGCGGCTGCGCGAGCTGGTACAAGGACGAGTTCGGCAACATCACCACGCTGTGGCCCGGCTTCACCTTCAATTACCGCAAGGCCACCAAGAACTTCGACATCGCGGCCTACGACACGACACGTGTCACCGCGACCGCCGACGCGAAATCCTGA
- a CDS encoding multifunctional oxoglutarate decarboxylase/oxoglutarate dehydrogenase thiamine pyrophosphate-binding subunit/dihydrolipoyllysine-residue succinyltransferase subunit: MYQRFREDPDSVDASWHEFLAGYEPKTEDGAATNGNGSATKASDGAGKNGASKPVSSSAAPEKGADAPATAVSEAPATKAASGQAVQSRDSSAGSNVTPPTTRTSPATKTVPVEKAVSKAPDPNKGTVPKKEATDKKDTAAKNGAGTKSETKPSGDAPVQTEDSTKILRGAAAAVAKNMALSLQIPTATSVRAIPAKLMIDNRIVVNNHLARTRGGKISFTHILGYAIVQAVKAFPNMNRHFDELDGKPNAVSPAHINLGLAIDLPGKDGSRSLVVAAIKHTETMKFGEFHAAYEDIVRRARDGKLTADDFAGVTISLTNPGTIGTVHSVPRLMKGQGAIIGAGAMEYPAEFQGASDERIAEMGVGKLMTLTSTYDHRIIQGAESGDFLRTIHNLLLDDAFFDEIFTAFHIPYEPIRWRKDIASPAVDKNARVLELIAAYRNRGHLMADIDPLMIDSDARTAHPDLNVLTYDLTLWDLDRDFKVGGFHGQDTMKLRDILSVLRDAYCRHVGVEYTHILEPEQQQWLQERVEIKHAKPPIGEQKYILSKLNAAEAFETFLQTKYVGQKRFSLEGAESVIPMMDGVIDQSAEHGLDEVVVGMPHRGRLNVLANIVGKPYSKIFTEFEGNLNPSQAHGSGDVKYHLGAEGKYYQMFGENEINVSLTANPSHLEAVDPVLEGLVRAKQEMLDRGDEAFTVLPLALHGDAAFAGQGVVAETLNLAMLPGYQTGGTVHIVVNNQVGFTTAPEHSRSSEYCTDVAKMIGAPIFHVNGDDPEACVWAAKLAVDYRQAFHKDVVIDLVCYRRRGHNEGDDPSMTQPAMYDVIDTKRGVRKSYTEALIGRGDISTKEAEDALRDYQGQLERVFNEVKELEKYQAAPSPSVESDQTLPTKLMTGIDRATVEAIGDAFGEVPEGFSVHQRVKPVLTRRKEMSREGNIDWAFGELLAFGSLVEEGRTVRLSGQDSRRGTFSQRHSVIIDRKTGEEYTPLNQLVSTEGERSGGRFNAYDSALSEFAVVGFEYGYSVGNPDSLVLWEAQFGDFVNGAQSIIDEFISSGEAKWGQLSDVVLLLPHGHEGQGPDHTSGRIERFLLLCAEGSMTVAVPSTPASYFHLLRRHVLDGISRPLVVFTPKSMLRNKAAVSPVEDFTEGKFKSVIDDPSITDQKVRDKVTRVLMVSGKLYYELAARKEKDGREDVAIIRIEQLYPIPHRRLGQILEQYPAVQEFLWVQEEPANQGPWPFFGLNLPEILPEYFSSLKRVSRRAMSAPSSGSSKVHAVEQQEIIDKAFE; this comes from the coding sequence ATGTACCAGCGGTTCCGCGAGGACCCGGACTCGGTCGACGCGAGCTGGCACGAGTTCCTCGCCGGCTACGAGCCCAAGACCGAAGACGGAGCCGCGACGAACGGCAACGGCTCGGCCACGAAGGCATCCGACGGGGCAGGCAAGAACGGGGCGAGCAAGCCCGTGTCGTCCTCGGCCGCGCCGGAGAAGGGGGCCGACGCCCCCGCCACCGCGGTGAGCGAGGCTCCCGCGACGAAGGCCGCATCCGGGCAGGCGGTGCAGAGCCGCGACAGTTCGGCAGGCAGCAACGTCACCCCTCCGACCACCCGTACCTCGCCGGCGACGAAGACCGTCCCCGTCGAGAAGGCCGTCAGCAAGGCGCCGGACCCGAACAAGGGCACCGTGCCGAAGAAAGAGGCGACCGACAAGAAGGACACGGCCGCGAAAAACGGCGCGGGAACCAAGTCGGAGACCAAGCCGTCCGGTGACGCACCGGTGCAGACCGAGGACAGCACCAAGATCCTGCGTGGCGCGGCTGCCGCCGTCGCCAAGAACATGGCGCTCTCGCTGCAGATCCCGACGGCCACCAGCGTGCGTGCGATCCCGGCGAAGCTGATGATCGACAACCGCATCGTGGTCAACAACCATCTCGCGCGGACCCGCGGCGGCAAGATCTCGTTCACCCACATCCTCGGCTACGCGATCGTCCAGGCGGTCAAGGCGTTCCCGAACATGAACCGCCACTTCGACGAGCTCGACGGCAAGCCCAACGCGGTCTCCCCCGCCCACATCAACCTCGGTCTCGCGATCGACCTGCCCGGCAAGGACGGCAGCCGGTCGCTCGTCGTCGCGGCCATCAAGCACACCGAGACGATGAAGTTCGGCGAGTTCCACGCCGCCTACGAGGACATCGTCCGGCGCGCCCGTGACGGCAAGCTGACCGCCGACGACTTCGCAGGCGTCACCATCTCGCTCACCAACCCCGGCACCATCGGGACCGTGCACTCGGTACCCCGCCTGATGAAGGGGCAGGGCGCGATCATCGGCGCCGGTGCGATGGAGTACCCGGCCGAGTTCCAGGGCGCGAGCGACGAGCGGATCGCCGAGATGGGCGTCGGCAAGCTGATGACCCTGACCTCGACCTACGACCACCGGATCATCCAGGGCGCGGAGTCCGGCGACTTCCTCCGGACCATCCACAACCTGCTCCTCGACGACGCCTTCTTCGACGAGATCTTCACCGCGTTCCACATCCCGTACGAGCCGATCCGGTGGCGCAAGGACATCGCGTCGCCCGCGGTGGACAAGAACGCACGGGTCCTCGAACTCATCGCGGCGTACCGCAACCGGGGCCATCTGATGGCCGACATCGACCCGTTGATGATCGACTCCGATGCCCGGACCGCGCACCCCGACCTGAACGTGCTGACCTACGACCTGACGCTGTGGGATCTCGACCGGGACTTCAAGGTCGGTGGCTTCCACGGCCAGGACACGATGAAGCTCCGCGACATCCTGTCGGTGCTGCGCGATGCCTACTGCCGCCACGTCGGCGTGGAGTACACCCACATCCTCGAGCCCGAGCAGCAGCAGTGGCTGCAGGAGCGGGTGGAGATCAAGCACGCGAAGCCGCCGATCGGCGAGCAGAAGTACATCCTGTCCAAGCTCAACGCCGCCGAGGCGTTCGAGACGTTCCTGCAGACCAAGTACGTCGGGCAGAAGCGCTTCTCGCTCGAGGGTGCCGAATCGGTGATCCCGATGATGGACGGCGTCATCGACCAGAGCGCCGAACACGGCCTCGACGAGGTCGTCGTCGGCATGCCGCACCGCGGCCGGCTCAACGTCCTGGCCAACATCGTCGGCAAGCCGTACTCGAAGATCTTCACCGAGTTCGAGGGCAACCTGAACCCGTCGCAGGCACACGGGTCGGGCGACGTGAAGTACCACCTCGGAGCCGAGGGCAAGTACTACCAGATGTTCGGCGAGAACGAGATCAACGTGTCGCTGACCGCCAACCCGTCCCACCTCGAGGCCGTCGACCCGGTGCTCGAGGGGCTCGTGCGCGCCAAGCAGGAGATGCTCGACCGCGGCGACGAGGCCTTCACGGTCCTGCCGCTCGCGCTGCACGGCGACGCCGCGTTCGCCGGACAGGGCGTGGTCGCCGAGACGCTCAACCTCGCGATGCTGCCCGGCTACCAGACCGGCGGCACGGTGCACATCGTGGTCAACAACCAGGTCGGCTTCACCACCGCACCCGAGCACTCGCGCTCGTCGGAGTACTGCACCGATGTGGCGAAGATGATCGGTGCGCCGATCTTCCACGTCAACGGTGACGATCCCGAGGCCTGCGTGTGGGCCGCGAAGCTCGCCGTCGACTACCGGCAGGCCTTCCACAAGGACGTCGTCATCGACCTCGTCTGCTACCGCCGCCGCGGCCACAACGAGGGCGACGACCCCTCGATGACGCAGCCGGCCATGTACGACGTCATCGACACCAAGCGAGGCGTCCGCAAGAGCTACACCGAGGCCCTGATCGGTCGTGGTGACATCTCGACCAAGGAGGCCGAGGACGCCCTGCGCGACTACCAGGGTCAGCTCGAACGGGTCTTCAACGAGGTCAAGGAACTCGAGAAGTACCAGGCGGCCCCGAGCCCGTCGGTCGAGTCCGACCAGACGCTGCCGACCAAGCTGATGACCGGCATCGACCGCGCGACGGTCGAGGCCATCGGTGATGCGTTCGGCGAGGTCCCCGAGGGCTTCTCGGTCCACCAGCGCGTCAAGCCGGTACTCACCCGACGCAAGGAGATGTCCCGCGAGGGCAACATCGACTGGGCGTTCGGCGAACTGCTGGCCTTCGGATCGCTGGTCGAGGAGGGGCGCACGGTGCGTCTGTCCGGTCAGGACTCGCGTCGCGGCACCTTCAGCCAGCGACACTCGGTCATCATCGACCGCAAGACCGGTGAGGAGTACACGCCGCTGAACCAGCTCGTGTCCACCGAGGGCGAGCGTTCCGGCGGACGGTTCAACGCCTACGACTCCGCACTCAGTGAGTTCGCGGTCGTCGGCTTCGAGTACGGCTACTCGGTCGGCAACCCCGACTCACTCGTGTTGTGGGAGGCGCAGTTCGGCGACTTCGTCAACGGCGCGCAGTCGATCATCGACGAGTTCATCTCCTCCGGTGAGGCCAAGTGGGGTCAGCTCTCCGACGTGGTGTTGCTGCTGCCGCACGGCCACGAGGGTCAGGGACCCGATCACACCTCGGGCCGGATCGAGCGGTTCCTGCTGCTCTGCGCCGAGGGCTCGATGACCGTCGCCGTCCCGTCCACCCCGGCCAGCTATTTCCACCTGCTGCGTCGTCACGTGCTCGACGGGATCAGCCGACCGCTCGTGGTCTTCACCCCGAAGTCCATGCTGCGCAACAAGGCCGCCGTCTCCCCGGTGGAGGACTTCACCGAGGGCAAGTTCAAATCGGTGATCGACGACCCGTCCATCACCGACCAGAAGGTGCGCGACAAGGTCACCCGCGTTCTCATGGTGAGCGGCAAGCTCTACTACGAGCTCGCGGCGCGCAAGGAGAAGGACGGCCGCGAGGACGTCGCCATCATCCGCATCGAGCAGCTCTACCCGATCCCGCATCGCCGACTGGGCCAGATCCTGGAGCAGTACCCGGCCGTGCAGGAGTTCCTCTGGGTTCAGGAGGAGCCGGCGAACCAGGGTCCGTGGCCGTTCTTCGGCCTCAACCTGCCCGAGATCCTGCCCGAGTACTTCTCCTCGCTCAAGAGGGTGTCGCGTCGCGCGATGTCGGCACCGTCGTCGGGATCGAGCAAGGTCCACGCCGTCGAACAGCAGGAGATCATCGACAAGGCCTTCGAATAA